Proteins encoded together in one Labrus bergylta chromosome 20, fLabBer1.1, whole genome shotgun sequence window:
- the pcyt1ba gene encoding choline-phosphate cytidylyltransferase B isoform X2, translated as MEELEHTCPHPRTTLTEPAIFARETSCECRAPHEKLTITQARRGTPVDRPVRVYADGIFDLFHSGHARALMQAKNLFPNTYLIVGVCSDELTHKYKGFTVMTETERYEALRHCRYVDEILRDAPWTLTPEFLEKHKIDFVAHDDIPYSSAGSEDVYKHIKEAGMFVPTQRTEGISTSDLITRIVRDYDVYARRNLQRGYTAKELNVSYINEKKYRLQNQVDRMKEKVRTVEEKSKHFVYRVEEKSADLIQKWEEKSREFIGNFLELFGPDGTWKQVFQERSGRMLSYALSPRESPCNSPPRELSPLRSPSPPSPPARWHNARPSPPTSPKGASASMSSMSEGDEDEK; from the exons ATGGAGGAGCTTGAACACACCTGCCCCCATCCTCGGACG ACTCTGACGGAACCTGCCATCTTTGCCAGGGAGACCAGCTGTGAATGTCGCGCCCCTCATGAGAAGCTCACCATCACCCAGGCCCGCAGAGGCACCCCAG tGGACCGACCTGTCAGAGTCTATGCAGATGGCATCTTTGACCTGTTCCACTCTGGTCATGCTCGCGCTCTCATGCAAGCGAAGAACCTTTTCCCCAACACCTACCTCATAGTAGGAG TGTGCAGTGATGAGCTGACCCATAAGTACAAGGGTTTCACAGTCATGACGGAGACTGAACGTTATGAAGCGCTGAGACACTGCCGCTACGTTGACGAGATTCTGAGAGATGCACCCTGGACTCTCACACCCGAGTTCCTGGAGAAACACAAG ATCGATTTTGTGGCTCATGACGATATCCCATACTCCTCAGCAGGAAGTGAGGACGTTTATAAACATATCAAGGAGGCAG GAATGTTTGTACCCACACAACGGACGGAGGGAATCTCAACTTCTGACTTAATTACTAGAATTGTCAGAGACTATGACGTCTACGCTCGACGCAACCTCCAACGCGGCTACACGGCTAAGGAGCTGAACGTTAGCTACATAAAC GAGAAGAAGTACAGGTTGCAGAACCAGGTGGATCGGATGAAGGAGAAGGTTCGCACAGTCGAGGAGAAGagtaaacattttgtttaccGTGTGGAGGAGAAGAGCGCTGACCTCATTCAGAAGTGGGAGGAGAAATCCAGAGAGTTTATCGGCAACTTCTTGGAACTGTTTGGACCTGATGGGACTTGG AAACAGGTGTTTCAGGAGCGCAGTGGACGGATGCTCTCCTATGCTCTGTCTCCTCGAGAGTCACCCTGTAACAGTCCCCCCCGCGAACTGTCACCGCTCCGCTCCCCCTCACCCCCGTCACCCCCGGCCCGCTGGCACAACGCACGGCCCTCGCCACCCACCTCCCCCAAAGGAGCATCTGCCTCTATGAGCAGCATGAGtgaaggtgatgaagatgagaaGTAG
- the pcyt1ba gene encoding choline-phosphate cytidylyltransferase B isoform X1 — protein MVKQRRIRAHSCCTVAPLCCRRGPLKTLTEPAIFARETSCECRAPHEKLTITQARRGTPVDRPVRVYADGIFDLFHSGHARALMQAKNLFPNTYLIVGVCSDELTHKYKGFTVMTETERYEALRHCRYVDEILRDAPWTLTPEFLEKHKIDFVAHDDIPYSSAGSEDVYKHIKEAGMFVPTQRTEGISTSDLITRIVRDYDVYARRNLQRGYTAKELNVSYINEKKYRLQNQVDRMKEKVRTVEEKSKHFVYRVEEKSADLIQKWEEKSREFIGNFLELFGPDGTWKQVFQERSGRMLSYALSPRESPCNSPPRELSPLRSPSPPSPPARWHNARPSPPTSPKGASASMSSMSEGDEDEK, from the exons ATGGTGAAACAGCGACGCATCAGAGCGCACTCGTGTTGCACTGTTGCGCCTCTTTGTTGCAGAAGAGGACCTCTGAAG ACTCTGACGGAACCTGCCATCTTTGCCAGGGAGACCAGCTGTGAATGTCGCGCCCCTCATGAGAAGCTCACCATCACCCAGGCCCGCAGAGGCACCCCAG tGGACCGACCTGTCAGAGTCTATGCAGATGGCATCTTTGACCTGTTCCACTCTGGTCATGCTCGCGCTCTCATGCAAGCGAAGAACCTTTTCCCCAACACCTACCTCATAGTAGGAG TGTGCAGTGATGAGCTGACCCATAAGTACAAGGGTTTCACAGTCATGACGGAGACTGAACGTTATGAAGCGCTGAGACACTGCCGCTACGTTGACGAGATTCTGAGAGATGCACCCTGGACTCTCACACCCGAGTTCCTGGAGAAACACAAG ATCGATTTTGTGGCTCATGACGATATCCCATACTCCTCAGCAGGAAGTGAGGACGTTTATAAACATATCAAGGAGGCAG GAATGTTTGTACCCACACAACGGACGGAGGGAATCTCAACTTCTGACTTAATTACTAGAATTGTCAGAGACTATGACGTCTACGCTCGACGCAACCTCCAACGCGGCTACACGGCTAAGGAGCTGAACGTTAGCTACATAAAC GAGAAGAAGTACAGGTTGCAGAACCAGGTGGATCGGATGAAGGAGAAGGTTCGCACAGTCGAGGAGAAGagtaaacattttgtttaccGTGTGGAGGAGAAGAGCGCTGACCTCATTCAGAAGTGGGAGGAGAAATCCAGAGAGTTTATCGGCAACTTCTTGGAACTGTTTGGACCTGATGGGACTTGG AAACAGGTGTTTCAGGAGCGCAGTGGACGGATGCTCTCCTATGCTCTGTCTCCTCGAGAGTCACCCTGTAACAGTCCCCCCCGCGAACTGTCACCGCTCCGCTCCCCCTCACCCCCGTCACCCCCGGCCCGCTGGCACAACGCACGGCCCTCGCCACCCACCTCCCCCAAAGGAGCATCTGCCTCTATGAGCAGCATGAGtgaaggtgatgaagatgagaaGTAG